Genomic window (Diabrotica undecimpunctata isolate CICGRU chromosome 6, icDiaUnde3, whole genome shotgun sequence):
cgtttcaatttccacttcggaaatcgttctcaaaatacaaacattagtaaattaaacaaattttgtttttgttacttagtgaaaaattcttctattaatttaattttatctgactcatctatattgacaattcagacatacattatacatttacatatacaaaaatgaaatgatatgcatttgacacaacagatgtaccagctaatacgagagatatggatagaagaagaaattccccaacaatggaagaaaagtataatctgccctattcataaaaaaggagacaaactgttgtgtcagaattatagaggcatctctttactttgttcgggatacaaaatactcacaaacatcattaatcgaagactacaacctctcacggaaaaaatcatcggggaatatcaagcagggtttaggcaaaatagatctaccattgaccaactatttacagttaaacaaatactagccaaagcatgggaatatgacatggacgtttacaatctctttgtagattttaaacaagcctatgattcaatagatagaacaattctacctaatatactgaaagaatttggcataccatcaaaattaatacgactagtgcaaatgacaatgacagaaacagaagcacaggtatgtattcagggacagatcactgatgcgtttacgataacgcaaggactgaaacaaggcgacggactagctccaacgctctttaatcttgttctggaatatgtaattagacggttgacggtgagcggaaataacatacttacaaacaagtctacccaattagcagcatacgcagatgacataaacataatgagcagaacaatgaatgcagcggaagaaacctacgttgagttgaaacagagtgcagaagcagtagggctagcaataaatacaaataaaacaaaactactcatacaaaccagatcaaatatagtctgtgtcaagttaagaattcataaaggagccttatgggaagcggtgatgccagaactaccgatagactgagataggcgagagtagtggagttgcagcgaaaaagcagggccgaactgcatgttatattgcacattagacgttttttcacttaggtaactttaaattttttttgtttttttgaaaaataaaaattaaagacatgtctttttctcacaacagttatttattaaatttcggcttaggtcatcatcagactcttaaaaatattcttaattgtttaatgaacaaattgagtgagtattgtggtagatattattagtgtcagtaaaaaacataaaaaaacaataaaaacttctgtatattttaaaaaaaatacaacagaaccatagaaatgtaacaaattatttggttttttagtttgacatttatatatttacaatattacaattatcaaaaactatgtacattcttcgtccatatccaaatcggaattgtcactactatcatataaatctataactatgggagttacgtcttccattagaccgtccacttcccaaaattttttctccagagtcattacatgttgaatatagtttttccagttatcagacgtaacatttgaaaacgctttttttatgaggtcctccatatccttcgctttgaaggtgctgttatttacggccacatgcctttttacttggctccataccatttcaattggatttaattcgcaatggtatggaggcaaacgaagcactttgacattattttgttgtttacaaagttcttcaattttgtaattatcaaaattttgtttaaattgcgcgactacctccaaaagctcgcacttcagataattttcttcaaaaaatatgtctttttgtcttaaccagtccataatgttattcttattccacgattggttaggcaacaactcggtttttacactatgatatggagcattgtccataacaataaccgtttttcgaactaagttgggcaacagtttgttttcaaaccagttctcaaaacacggaccgtccatttcgtcgtgataatcagcgctgtttttttttgcaaggaaaaacatttcagcaccgtttacaaaaccattttcacttccggcatggacaaggatgaaacgtggtccacgctgagtgggatgctttagtccagtacttagcccttttatgaacgcatctcttgccgaggtgacggttttgtctttccattctctggaaaccgagtgccccacattgacccatgactcatccaaatacacaatgtcatagccctcagcccgatattgtttaatggcccttaaatatccatgcctccatgcaattatatcaggacgttctattagcacggcacttttatcacgttttgcataaacaaagttcatgtcttttaacaacctgtacattgtactgcgggtaaaatttggcaagttttcgtcttggttcacttttggcagaagacgattcaaagtaggaggaatgttttcaaaaaaaaaactatgcactgttcgacgaacgccgatacgaacaccttcatcgtaagtatagtctctggagttgtttcggcaacgggttctttttctgtttgtttttacctcagaaagctcaccttctttgtcttcctgtacgattttttgaatcgtacgaactgacactcctgtcatcgcggatactttgtcgaatacaatacgttgactttcatctcgaagcaaattaatgtggtatctcactacgtttaagatcacttttttagcactcagatgtaaaatttgaccacttttaaacggcaaaactggatccattttaacaatataattttttacacttgagatttgagtgcgcgatggttatgccttaacccttgtccgggcagaagaatttaaaaacgtaatcgggcagtttgggcttatgtatacagacaaacatataatctccacttcacctaattacactattttgaaaaacataccgctcatttatctataactcataaatctgtctgctttccaaatgtgctttccaaatgacactattgtttggaatgactaagtacataaagagaattagaaaactattaatagtcaattataaagtaatcaatattgtttactgttagggcctgttagcccggcttgcccgataatggaagtttaagcacaatatcttaattattattgctttctatttattaactattgtgaaagtaatattttataaataattttgagagttgacacctaagctgtcagaattacctgtgccataataattaaccaattgcgtaaaacctaatattttaaccactaataaagacatttttctaataatctttaaaatcacttccctgaaaatgtaaccatatttataagtaattgtagtcgttaagcttattaaatagatacgtacctatctttttaaaataaatttgattaacattggaaaatataaataaaaatttgaatataaataaagaatgggttatttcggccggccctgcatagtcccgtgaactattggcaacatacgcccgtaagaaatgcactggcctatctgttcagttgtgaattcttaacttgaaacagtgtatagaccggtgcaacaacactttattgacgatatagaacatgtaaatagattcacatacctaggaatggatctggtcgcaagcaatgaagaagaaccggaaataaatagaaggcttgtgctggcaaataaagcctatttcgcgatgggccacatattcaaatcgcgagacgtacaccggaaaacaaaactccgggtctataaaacaataatcaggcccatagtaagttatggttgcgaaacatgggtggtgacacagaaatctgccaatgcattagatgtgtttgaaagaaaaatattacgtaggatcctgggcccaataaatgaaaacaacaactggcgaattaggtacaatagagaaatatacgagcaatatagcgaaccaactctagcacaacatactaaactgcagagattacgatgggcagggcacgtggtccgcatgcatgagaatagaatccccagaaaattattaaatgcaagaatgcagggaaaaagacctgttggaagacctaaaaagagatgggaagatgaagtcgatgaggatgccaggaactgcctgggaacgcgttcatggaaaagaacagcggtaaatagagatggttggagaagcctgttgaaggaggccaaggcccgatttgggctgtagcgccattggatggatggatggataaTAGATTTATgcattaaaaatacatatttgtgTAAATTATTAATCTTATTCGTTTCCTTATGAAATTACCACACTTAGAGGAAAGTCACCTAATATGGGGATATGGCCTAACATGGGATAGGTCGCTTTCGCGCAAGTACTGATTCCGACATCTGTCATATGCATTGTTAACTACCACTACTTTATCAGAAGATAACCATTCACTCTTTTTGCACAAACTTGTTCTCTTATTTGATATTTGCAGTTTTTGTGTTCTAAGAAAAGTTTTTTGGTTGTGCTCCATTTTGGGTGTTTAAGGAGACTTaagtcagatttgtaaagtcacaaagactaaactggcttggtcacctagaaagaatgccagataatcgagctgtaaaagtagtccagagatggaagctccAAGGAAagagaacaagaggaaggccccataaaagatggatagacTACGTAGAGAGGGagcttaaaaccatgaacatcaggcagtggcgaaggaaagtatctgacagggcagaatggaagaacattgttaagcaggccaagactcacaaagggttgtagcgccattagaagaagaagaaggagacttaaatattgtaatattattctATACAAATTTTTGCACAGTTTATGaaaatagtttaatttttttaaaacagaaCCATATTTTTTGCAAAAAGTCACCCCTCAAATTTATTGTGTTTGTAATATGGGGTACTTGACAATTCCTAATTTGGGGAACCTCATATTAGGCGGGGCACCGCTAGGACTATTTACTTTTAGGTATTGTTGGGAAAGATTTAATGTAATTTCTTATAGGTTTCGGTCTATCTGTAATCTAGTAAAATAACGAAATGGAGATTTTATCTTAAGGAAATATCTAACTACTTTAAtggaaaaatatttttgccttctttCTAATACGGTCTCGATAAAACAAGACTGAACAAACACTTCCCTATAATTAACTCCAAACATGAAATTTCGGAGCTGTTTCCCTATGAAACTGAGGTATAGAAATATCTGTTAGGTTTGTTGGCTATAAACCAAatggatattaatttaataatagaACATATTACATCTACAAAAAAGAATATTCCTGCAACAGTATGTCATATCTATATTTTCTTAATAACTGTTCCTTGGAAAAGAATTATGTTTAAAGCAGAGTTTGTCATACTATTCTAAGGCGGAAAATGTAGGATAAAAATTAATCTTGTTATGTTTTTGTGGTGTTTAAACATCAAGATGTTCTAAAAATCAAATGTTTAACGTTTATTTCCACAGTATCTTTGCTGGAGTAAACAgttctaaaatctaaaaataGTGAATTAAAGCTAAAGTTAACTTCTCACCTGAGTTTTCAGTTTCTGTTTCACTTTTAAAACTCTCAATTTGAATGTCAGTGGATAGCTGGTCTATATTACTCAGTTGCATATCATATTCTTGTTCTTCCTTAATCTTAACATCTGACATATCCTGTTTTATCTCTATTTGCTCAAAAGAACACACATTTTTACATCTTTGTGTACCTTCCTTCCatagttttgaaaaaaaatgCATATTATGTGGCAACTGGCAAATGACAACTAAATTTTTCTTAAACTAATAACATTTTTCTTGGTGTTCTGTGCTTAAAACCAGATGTCGGAAAGCGAATTTGGTAAGTCTAGTGTTAACTTTTTTGAATGTTCAaagatattatattatttttattattatattttatattatgtacATGTTAATCATACAATGTTTAATACCTATTATTTGAATTAGACTTCTCTAAAGCACTTATTAtaggtataattattattttctaaaatttgtttgttaagtcgactttacactacatgattttatcatatgaaTATCATGAGATTTGTTATGACTCCTCGtttctatattttaaaaaatcgtgtttacactgaATGATAAGTTATGACTGTGGTTATGACTTATGTTATGAGTGACAATggggttttattgatttttttttgtttatatagacACAGTATAGGAAAcaactattagatttttaaactattataatggaaaataaatgtattttaataataaatataaaagtgtTGATATTATagttataccaaattaaaaataattaataaagaaactaaactaaagtTATGACTAAGAtgactataaaacactaaactaagaataaaataaactaaataaataataaaagaaaaatacgacacaatagcaCAGATTAGACAATAGGCTCAATATcaatcatcatcacgtagcgctacaaccctgggtgggtcttggctgacttttttccaatttgttcggtcttccatcaacctagggtcaaacggaatgttcattttccggagatctgcttggatggtCTTTTgtctgtgggaatctcttcccataccagttttaaaagtctatcgttatgcagtctgtgcacgtggcctgcccatcttagtcgctgtgatttaatttcttggaaaatATCGGCGTCAGTGTAGAGtgtttttaattcgatattggttctttTTGCCGTTAGGTCTCCAATTTTTTCCTTCATGGCGTTGACAcaacaataattgttttttttagcTGTGGAGTTGAGCAAAATGTAGGCAACTTTTAGTCATCCTTGACAGTGTTGCCcaaatttcaatttttctttaaaCTACCGTATCAGTTtatcaaaaaatcaaaatcattttaaaatgaCCCAAAAAGATTTTCGGAGCAAAAATggaatttaattactatttaaatgggaataagccacaattaaaggttaaaatacgtttattgacgtttcaatttccacttcggaaatcgttctcaaaatacaaacattagtaaattagtttaaattaatttactaatgtttgtattttgagaacgatttccgaagtggaaattgaaacgtcaataagcgtattttaacctttaattgtggcttattcccatttaaatagtaattaatttaaaatgccacaagaaaatagcttcagaacaataaaatgGAATTTGTTTATATCTACCCAAACGTTTCGCCCAGCACCCTTCAGAATTGTTTAAAAGAAACATTTCCGAATCCTAACATTTTTTTCCTACGTGAGCAGCCTAACAATTGACTATATTGAATTGAGGTAGCTAGTACTACTGCCAGTACTTGTTGATTATATATGATAGAAGCAATGCCCGAAATTGGATAATTCTAGCATTGTACGGAAAATTTTGTCCACTTAAATTGAAAAAGAATTGCTGTATAATGTTCAATTTCAATAAATAGCGATGCATTCGAAGTTATGATTATAAATATAAGATATGATTATTCCTCATTCGTTTTTAAAAGcaaacaaaaattatgaagttataaatccataattaatcAGGGTTTCAGACTTCTGGATTAGATTATTGGAAAAATCCACCAATAAGTTTAAAATAACCCAGGAAGAGATTTTTAATTTACACACAGCATTTAATCACATTGTAGATTCGAAAAAGAACAAacctatattatataaatataatatatttaccaTGTACCAGCGAGTTTTCAGAGGTACAATATTTTCTGTACAAAGCTAAAAATTGTCTAATTTAGGGCATTGCTCgtaatatatagaaataaaagtGACTTACACCCGTACCTCAGTCCCTATTTCTCTTATTGCTTGTCGTTACTCAGTTTTTTCTCTGATTCTCATACCTACGccgtcaattttttttattttccatccGTAATGGTCTTAACTTAGTCTCTCAATTATTTTTTAGCTCATCACTAGTGGAGTATATATATTCAAATCCtcttttaattacattttgattggttaaaaaaaataatttaaaaaatctggTGTTAGAACATTTATTGGATACTACTAACTGTAAgtcacaaatttaaaaaaaaaatcttaaaattaagtCATAATAAACACATGTTTTACAAAAAGAAGTAACGGATTGACTAAAGTATTTGAGTTAGTAATTTTTCTGTTCACAATGATGTAAACAATGACAGAAGACTGGACTTTCCAAATTTATCGCATACATTTCTTACTAATTTCCAATATGgattatgtcaaaaaatatacatttagGGTAAAATCATTGACCAAATCCGCAACTAATGCCTTAAGGTATAAAACTAGATAATTTATATCTACGGTAAATTAAGCCATTACAATCTaggaaaaaaattaatcaaactaAGTGCATCCAAGAAGATAGAATGTTTAATAGCGGCGAGGAGAATAACTTCTAGATCTAGAGTAACGTCTTCTTCGGCTACTACTATAGTAAGGCGATGGAGAACGCCTGTAGCGAGAACTACGGTAGTAATCATCTCTGTCCCCTCTGTCTCGGCCTCTGCCTCTATCGTAACGATCGGAATATTTGTACGTTGGTTTTCCCATATAAATTCCAGGAGTAGGTGTATGGGCTCTTTCAGTAATGGAATAATCAACACGAATACTCTTTCCATTAAGTTTCATACCGGTGCATTGTTCCTTCGCTACTTTTGCATCTTCAACATTCTCGAAGTAGACAAATGAAAAGCCTCTAGAACGTCCAGTTTTAGCATCGATAACAACTTGAACTCTTTCTACGGGACCATATTTGGACATTAAATGGTATAGTTCATCCTCGGTGGTGTAAACGCTCAATCCAAAGACTCCCAAACACCTGGATTGTTTGGGGTTGTCCCTGGTACCGGTATGACGCTTTCTGCTCGACATTGGACTGTGAGAAGACCCACGTCCGTAATCAGCTGAACGAGATCTGCTGCGAGAGTACCTTGAAGATCTGTGACGTTTTTCAGAATGAGAACGGCTTCTCGATCTTTTATCTTTGTCACCGTTTCTATAAACTTTTCTGTCGCGACTGTGACTTCTGGAGCGGCTTTTGTATTCCCTAGGTGAATCGTCGCGCCTGGGAGAATAATCGGCCATAACCTTCGGAGACAACCTCCAGAATTATCGCTCGAATGACGATGACGcctgaaattagaattaaaaattACTGAACATAATAATTGTAATACCATAATTTACTAAATTACAAATGCCACCGAAATATTATATTGCCAGTAAAGTAATCAATTTCACGACTTTTCTAAGACTATTTACAATTTTAGTTACAAAGATATGCTCCCATAATAATAATCTAAGATCCCACTAAGATCACTACGTTCagaacgtagttaatcaaactcacatttttacatacatttaagaatAGGAAAATACATGGTTGCCATACTAACAGGTTGCTAGTCAAAaagtgtgttaatatttttaatgtaattaattttctaacaaaaattttatttcgctcatttattttttaaataagagACGCTGCTCATGAAGTATATGgatgttttctattatttatttcaaattaaagctatatttttttaatattagggttgttagctgttaaaaacgcgagatatcaaagataaagtaaaatatagTTAGCGCACAACGACGCATGCTTTAAAACACACACACTAGCCATGTGAAACCAGTGGCGTTTACGggctatacagcgttccacgttaagaaaataacattgcggagatagggccatgtatttcttatggacgatagaagcgcagcgatgccacgatgaacacaagcacgattcagggttgtataatttgtattttcgttttcagacatgaattaaataattgttttttaacgtaattgatcaaaagtgtccattcgaaacaagagatgaaagtagggaaaatgattttaaccctccttcccacgggtggggtctatcagtacaactataaatgaaattgcttaattttttaaatttttttttgtatttttttcctagaCTTGGTGTACCTTTTAATAGCACTGAATAGTACATTTTAgcataatttggtgaaattgtgtgaatcccttcaatcgctacctgcaaaagtatcctgacagaccccacccgtgggtGGGTGTTTCTTGTTTTGTACTATGGCTTGGTTAATATTGcagctataaatgcatttattatatactgagatccaataatacgaatgcagaatttcggttttctcgtcgattgtttctttaggaagtctttaggaattgcgttagtccagaaaaatatgaaaatacgagCCCTAAATATGCGTATATAGAGAACATCACAGTTACTTGCTGCACAATTTTCTGAAATTGAGCAAATGACGAGGGATGACCCAGCCCCACGAAAACGGGGAtgtataagtattatataaaaagaaaaactaggtatttttgccaattgtacaaaaactggttatgtatggaacatataaaagcattttgtgctgatcatgtagaaagaaaatttacataatttaaccccctctattttctgtttctaattttaattttggatgtaacctttttacttgtattactgtaagtatatagaataataatgtattcttttatatttttcttttgtattttgccgttcatgatttttttagtaaactcttgtaaaaaaataatggtgttagttatttcgcagtaaactataaaaatatatattgatagACATATATGTACATTTAGGTAGTACAACATTACACGAGtaagtttccttaaaaatatttaaaaaaaatattttttttaataaggagaatattgttttaaatttggtcctgatagaccccacccgtgtATTTGTGTCACAAGAAAGTCACCCGTGGAATGGAgggttaattaaataaatagtatttacaaaagataattttattttatcttattttaattatagtaacgacagtttatttgtttttcggtaagaatatcatataccatgaatcataaaaatcagtagaaaatattgcttagttaaatcatgcactttgccggctattaaagatttaaaagcaaatatacGAATCGCTTGGAATGCGTAATCTAATATGCGACGATTTTTTATCAGACAACCAtatatcatattaaaaaaaaatagctttaatttgatataaaaatatgCATATACGTCGTGatcagcgtattttatttaaaaaataaataaacgaaatttttgttcaaagattatttactattaattgaattaaaactatttgccgccactttttgactggcaacctattatcaatgtattctatTAAATGTATGTAAGAAGAGTTTCATTAACTATGTTATGAACGTATTGGCATTGCAGTGGGATATCGTACTGTAACAATTGAATACCCCAAAATGATGAACTCAGTAAAAACCAAaaaggtaattaaaaaaaaaaacgattttaacGAAACCGGTTTTTATTTTACCTACACATTGTTATTTAAATGCTTTGTATTAAAATGCActtttttgtccaggtctccgtagctagacagtgtaatttccaggtattttatttccattacttgttcaatcaatactgatgccatcaataaTTGATGATTATtgataaaatacctggaaattacactatctagctacggagacctggacaaaaaagTGCATTTTAATAACAATGTGTAGGTAAAATTAACTTTTTGATTTTTAGGGAGTTATCATTTTGGGGTATTCAATTATTTTGCATATCAACGACACTAAAATGTAGAAATAATAAGCAATGCAAgtagtttaaaaattaattaaaacaattgcaaattattttgtcaaaataaaaatttgttaatgaaaatgAGATTTGATTATAAAAAACATATTTGGTTTTAATGGCAATCATACTTTATTAGTTAGTTAAACTTTTTTAAATGAATCGGAAGATAATAGGATCAAATAAAATAATGTGTTAACACGCttatttatgtttaaatataaaaagttttatatgaataaatttaatataactCCATAATTTTAATACTTATAGTATTGTACTAGCTTCATATTTACCAATAATTCTTAAGAATTGGCTTAATTACTTAATTTTAcattttactaaaaataaaaaggaatccAATATATAAAATGTATTTCAATTTTTATGTTGCTTAACCctcaatatttataataaaaatgggttgagtttaccgaaagtacaagctgattatagccgcaaatgtcaaacatggaacaaaaaatttcggtttagcagtgttggcatgttttttataatgtatatgctgtatgcttcaaatataaacagataaaagtatattttgattatattatgtattctgtaatttttgatttatataaaacaagaatgagtaaatttgtttctttggagattaattgcagttaattattagaaaaaattttTCGCAATTGGCCATTGATAGATCTGGGGATATATTTGGCAAttgtcaaatcagcagttgccagactGCAACATATGTTTGccattaatctcgaaagagacaaatatttactcgttattgtttcatttaaattaaaaattgcagaattcataaaatagtataatcaaaatatactttttaaaagctttctctctttatatttgaatcatacaacatatgcattatataAAACgtcccaacactgccaaaccgaaatatttcatttcatggttgacatttgcagCAATATTGCTTTTACTTTCGGCAAACTCAACCCAAAAATGAGACTGTATAACGCGTAAAAGATAATACATATATGTTCAAATCAATAAAAAATCTTTCTGCGAACATAAGGAATGTCCCTCTTATGTAATAGGACACTTTAAGCTAATGGCCAGATAGATAACCAGGAAAACATACCAAAATGATGAAAGTTAAAGGGATGACACAAAgcagaaacaaaaaaataactaAGAATATACTAGAAATGTATGTATGTGTACCAAAAGAAACA
Coding sequences:
- the LOC140444047 gene encoding transformer-2 protein homolog beta-like, which translates into the protein MADYSPRRDDSPREYKSRSRSHSRDRKVYRNGDKDKRSRSRSHSEKRHRSSRYSRSRSRSADYGRGSSHSPMSSRKRHTGTRDNPKQSRCLGVFGLSVYTTEDELYHLMSKYGPVERVQVVIDAKTGRSRGFSFVYFENVEDAKVAKEQCTGMKLNGKSIRVDYSITERAHTPTPGIYMGKPTYKYSDRYDRGRGRDRGDRDDYYRSSRYRRSPSPYYSSSRRRRYSRSRSYSPRRY